The Agrobacterium cucumeris genome has a segment encoding these proteins:
- a CDS encoding ABC transporter ATP-binding protein produces MTGHSLSVNGLSAGYGETLIIEGLDLVVPRGRITVIVGANACGKSTLLRSMSRLITPRAGQVLLDGKSIHRLPSKDLAQRMGLLPQSPIAPEGIVVADLVSRGRHPHHGLFARWSRQDDEAVAAALVATDTVDLAERPVDELSGGQRQRVWIAMALAQQTDILLLDEPTTFLDISHQVEVLDLLTDLNHARETTIVMVLHDLNLAARYADHLVAMRDGKLHVCGTPEEVLTEENVRHVFGIESRVIEDPTSGKPMMLPIGRHRVVAA; encoded by the coding sequence ATGACCGGCCACTCCCTTTCCGTGAACGGCCTATCGGCTGGCTACGGCGAAACCCTTATCATCGAAGGGCTCGATCTCGTTGTTCCGCGCGGCAGGATCACGGTCATCGTCGGCGCCAATGCCTGCGGCAAGTCCACACTTCTCCGCAGCATGTCGCGGCTGATCACGCCGCGCGCCGGGCAAGTCCTGCTCGATGGCAAGTCGATCCACCGGCTTCCTTCGAAGGACCTGGCGCAGCGCATGGGCCTTTTGCCGCAGTCGCCGATCGCGCCGGAGGGCATTGTTGTTGCTGATCTGGTCAGCCGTGGCCGACATCCGCATCACGGCCTTTTCGCCCGCTGGTCGCGGCAGGATGACGAGGCGGTCGCCGCAGCCCTCGTCGCCACTGATACGGTGGACCTTGCCGAGCGGCCGGTGGACGAGCTTTCTGGCGGCCAGCGGCAACGCGTCTGGATCGCCATGGCGCTTGCCCAGCAGACCGACATATTGCTGCTGGATGAGCCGACCACCTTCCTCGATATCAGCCACCAGGTCGAAGTGCTGGATCTTCTGACTGACCTCAACCACGCCCGGGAGACCACCATCGTCATGGTGCTGCACGATCTTAATCTCGCAGCCCGTTATGCCGATCATCTCGTGGCCATGAGGGACGGAAAGCTGCATGTCTGCGGCACGCCGGAAGAGGTGCTGACGGAAGAGAATGTGCGCCACGTCTTCGGCATCGAAAGCCGGGTCATCGAAGATCCGACCTCCGGCAAGCCGATGATGTTGCCGATCGGGCGGCACCGGGTGGTGGCGGCGTGA
- a CDS encoding helix-turn-helix transcriptional regulator: protein MPLQSQIAGNRVEITARPLASTLRISEFRLESDSAHLLLLSAGEAEILQGEKTLPVVAPGLVWLPIGPAGRLRLNAGSRGSLLRTSEIGLAHAMPTGTSASAVRTILQRVLTQVSAEKDRQELAGYLETIASENVRATTGSDTIIASLLSVTLIRICQHAIADIAAAISTPGSLTERFVLLVSQHKRDQWGVDDYARYLSVNRERLGFAVRKATGLSPQAYIHRELLSEARDLLLNSSLQVAEIAFRLGFQDPGYFNRFFTRNEGTSPGRFRRAAMRVQNVPPPSYAAWP from the coding sequence ATGCCGCTGCAAAGCCAGATTGCCGGCAATCGCGTGGAGATTACGGCGCGCCCCCTCGCCTCGACGCTGCGCATATCCGAATTCCGATTGGAATCGGATAGCGCCCATCTGCTTCTCCTTTCCGCCGGTGAAGCGGAAATTCTCCAAGGTGAAAAAACGCTGCCGGTCGTAGCACCGGGGCTCGTCTGGCTGCCCATCGGCCCCGCCGGCCGCCTGCGCCTGAATGCCGGAAGCCGTGGATCGCTGCTGAGGACGAGCGAAATCGGGCTTGCCCATGCGATGCCCACCGGCACGAGCGCCAGCGCCGTGCGCACCATATTGCAGCGTGTTCTGACACAGGTGTCAGCGGAAAAGGACCGGCAGGAGCTGGCGGGTTATCTCGAGACCATCGCCAGCGAAAATGTCCGCGCAACAACCGGTTCCGACACGATCATCGCCAGCCTGCTTTCTGTCACCCTCATCCGCATCTGCCAGCACGCCATCGCCGATATTGCCGCCGCCATCTCCACCCCCGGCAGCCTTACCGAACGGTTCGTCCTGCTGGTGAGCCAGCACAAACGCGACCAATGGGGCGTGGACGATTATGCCAGATATCTGAGCGTGAACCGTGAACGCCTGGGATTTGCGGTGCGCAAGGCCACAGGGCTTTCGCCGCAGGCCTATATTCACCGGGAGTTGCTGTCCGAAGCACGCGACCTTCTTCTTAACTCATCGCTGCAAGTTGCTGAAATCGCGTTTCGATTGGGCTTTCAGGACCCCGGCTATTTCAATCGCTTCTTCACCCGCAACGAGGGCACGTCTCCCGGACGTTTCCGCCGGGCCGCGATGCGAGTGCAGAACGTGCCACCGCCATCCTATGCGGCCTGGCCTTGA
- a CDS encoding amino acid ABC transporter substrate-binding protein encodes MNNLKRRTLFCLLSGAALSAVSFGAANAQDRTSVKIGYAVSKSGANATGAGITTIPNYKLWVKEVNDAGGLTLPDGKRLPVEVVEYDDRSSAEDAVRFTERLASQDKVDFILPPWGTGFNLAVAPLYERFGYPQLAVTGVTDKAPEFAARWKKSFWMLGGGHDYANALADVLKAAREAGQINDKVAVISVADGFGIDLIKAARPALKEAGFTLAYDKTYPVGTSDFAALVNEAAASGADSFIAFSYPPDSFAVTKQAQTARFNPKVLYVGVGGAFPIFPKVSDGKQEGVISIGGVDGSSDRIEDYFKRHEAFIGAKPDSWASAITYASLEMLAQSVQRVGLDKAAVANELSTGSFDTVIGPVKLEDNQLRQLWWAGQWQGDRFVAIAPADRSGAAKPIIPKPQW; translated from the coding sequence ATGAATAATCTGAAGCGCAGAACGCTGTTCTGCCTGCTCTCCGGTGCTGCCCTGTCGGCGGTATCTTTCGGTGCTGCCAATGCGCAGGACCGCACATCGGTGAAGATCGGTTATGCCGTTTCAAAAAGCGGCGCCAATGCCACGGGTGCTGGCATCACCACCATTCCAAACTACAAATTATGGGTGAAGGAGGTCAACGATGCCGGCGGCCTCACTTTGCCGGATGGCAAGCGCCTGCCGGTGGAAGTGGTCGAATATGACGACCGTTCCTCGGCCGAGGATGCGGTGCGGTTCACCGAGCGTCTGGCCAGCCAGGACAAGGTCGATTTCATTCTGCCGCCATGGGGCACGGGCTTCAATCTGGCCGTCGCACCGCTTTATGAGCGCTTCGGTTATCCGCAGCTTGCGGTTACCGGTGTGACCGACAAGGCGCCCGAATTTGCCGCGCGCTGGAAGAAGAGCTTCTGGATGCTGGGCGGCGGCCATGATTATGCCAATGCGCTGGCCGACGTTTTGAAAGCCGCACGCGAGGCCGGCCAGATCAACGACAAGGTCGCGGTGATTTCCGTGGCTGACGGTTTCGGCATCGATCTCATCAAGGCTGCGCGACCGGCGCTGAAGGAAGCGGGTTTCACACTCGCCTATGACAAGACTTATCCGGTTGGCACCTCGGATTTCGCAGCACTTGTGAACGAGGCGGCGGCGAGCGGTGCCGACAGCTTCATCGCCTTTTCCTATCCGCCCGACAGTTTTGCGGTGACGAAACAGGCGCAGACGGCCCGGTTTAACCCGAAGGTTCTTTATGTCGGCGTCGGCGGTGCTTTCCCGATCTTCCCGAAGGTCTCCGATGGCAAGCAGGAAGGCGTGATCAGCATCGGCGGCGTTGATGGCAGCAGCGACAGGATCGAGGATTATTTCAAGCGCCACGAGGCCTTCATCGGCGCCAAGCCGGACAGTTGGGCAAGCGCCATCACCTATGCGAGCCTCGAAATGCTGGCCCAGTCCGTTCAACGCGTCGGCCTCGACAAGGCGGCGGTGGCAAATGAACTTTCGACGGGAAGCTTCGACACCGTCATCGGCCCGGTCAAGCTTGAGGACAACCAGCTTCGGCAGCTTTGGTGGGCGGGGCAATGGCAAGGTGACCGCTTTGTGGCGATTGCACCGGCAGACCGTTCAGGCGCGGCAAAGCCGATCATTCCGAAGCCGCAATGGTGA
- a CDS encoding branched-chain amino acid ABC transporter permease, giving the protein MFLSTLIFGLMLGGTYALIALGLSLQYGIARIMNLAYGEVLIAAAFIAFVLFSSYGLSPLWSLFIIVPLGYALSFAIYRVMMRPLVRRSGGSGRLEVDSILATFGLLFVIQGIMLVVFGGNYHSYSYLANGVDIFGTTVALNRLLSFGLSVVIGGGLYLALTHSRWGLNLRAVALAPKSAPLVGIDVNRVASIGFALGGALAVAGGVMISMYQTFSASYGVVFTMKALVVVIMGGVGNLLGALVAGLLLGLVETFVLVYVDPGLTLAATYLLFLVVLLWRPEGIFARRGK; this is encoded by the coding sequence TTGTTTTTATCCACCCTCATCTTCGGCTTGATGCTGGGAGGGACCTATGCGCTGATCGCGCTTGGACTTTCGCTGCAATATGGCATTGCCCGCATCATGAACCTTGCTTATGGCGAAGTGCTGATTGCGGCTGCCTTCATCGCCTTCGTGCTGTTTTCCAGCTATGGCCTGTCGCCGCTCTGGTCGCTGTTCATCATCGTGCCGCTCGGTTACGCCCTGTCTTTCGCGATCTACCGGGTCATGATGCGGCCGCTCGTGCGCCGTTCGGGCGGCTCCGGCCGTCTGGAAGTCGATTCCATTCTGGCGACCTTCGGGCTGCTCTTCGTTATCCAGGGCATCATGCTCGTGGTGTTCGGCGGCAACTACCATTCCTATTCCTATCTTGCCAATGGCGTCGACATCTTCGGCACGACGGTGGCGCTGAACCGGCTCCTATCCTTCGGCCTGTCGGTTGTGATCGGCGGCGGGCTTTATCTGGCGCTCACCCACAGCCGCTGGGGTCTCAACCTGCGGGCGGTGGCGCTGGCGCCCAAATCAGCGCCGCTGGTCGGCATTGATGTGAACCGTGTGGCCTCGATCGGCTTTGCCCTTGGCGGAGCCCTCGCCGTGGCGGGTGGCGTGATGATTTCGATGTACCAGACCTTTTCCGCCTCCTATGGCGTGGTCTTCACCATGAAGGCGCTTGTCGTCGTCATCATGGGCGGTGTCGGCAATCTGCTTGGCGCGCTGGTGGCCGGTCTGCTGCTCGGCCTCGTGGAAACTTTCGTGCTCGTTTATGTCGATCCCGGCCTCACGCTTGCCGCCACCTATCTGCTTTTCCTCGTGGTGCTGCTCTGGCGTCCGGAAGGCATTTTCGCAAGGAGGGGCAAATGA
- a CDS encoding branched-chain amino acid ABC transporter permease, producing the protein MIPLLISLAAAALLALSPFFFDAYGVGVIIGLLGYATLASAWAMFSGPTRYISLATVAFFGVGAYTVAVLSEVLPWPLVLLCAALVGAALALVVGLSTLRVAGIYFVIFSFGLAELIRQLITWYEVTVTGTLGRYIFLPLEPQHVLWQLLALAVITLLLVILVDRSKLGLALKAIGDDEVVAAHAGINLARTKLTLFVLSATIITLVGAIQAPRWVYIEPAIVFNPQVSFLTVIMALLGGATRRWGPILGAVPLFLLFEWLGANFPNHFSIILGALFILIVFVLPDGVLAALEKLRKKEKAA; encoded by the coding sequence ATGATCCCGCTTCTCATCAGCCTTGCCGCAGCTGCACTGCTGGCGCTTTCGCCCTTCTTTTTCGATGCCTATGGCGTCGGCGTCATCATCGGCCTGCTGGGCTATGCGACGCTCGCCTCCGCCTGGGCGATGTTTTCCGGTCCGACCCGTTATATTTCGCTCGCCACCGTCGCCTTCTTCGGTGTCGGGGCCTATACGGTGGCGGTGCTGAGCGAGGTTTTGCCATGGCCGCTGGTGCTCCTGTGCGCGGCCCTTGTCGGCGCGGCGCTGGCGCTTGTCGTCGGGCTTTCCACACTGCGCGTCGCCGGCATTTATTTCGTGATCTTTTCCTTCGGTCTTGCCGAACTCATCCGCCAGCTCATCACCTGGTACGAGGTGACTGTCACCGGCACGCTCGGGCGTTACATCTTCCTGCCGCTGGAGCCGCAGCATGTGCTCTGGCAATTGCTGGCGCTGGCTGTCATCACCCTTCTGCTGGTGATCCTGGTTGACCGCAGCAAGCTCGGACTGGCATTGAAGGCAATCGGTGACGACGAGGTCGTGGCCGCCCATGCGGGCATCAATCTCGCCCGCACCAAGCTGACGCTCTTCGTGCTGTCTGCCACGATCATCACGCTTGTCGGCGCCATTCAAGCCCCGCGCTGGGTCTATATCGAGCCGGCCATCGTCTTTAATCCGCAGGTATCGTTCCTCACCGTTATCATGGCACTGCTTGGCGGAGCCACGCGCCGCTGGGGACCCATTCTCGGTGCGGTGCCGCTGTTCCTGCTGTTCGAGTGGCTGGGCGCCAACTTCCCCAATCATTTTTCCATCATTCTCGGCGCTCTCTTCATCCTCATCGTCTTTGTTCTGCCGGATGGCGTGCTGGCGGCGCTGGAGAAGCTGCGCAAAAAGGAGAAAGCCGCATGA
- a CDS encoding ABC transporter ATP-binding protein codes for MSAVLEITDIRKTFGGLKAVDGLGLTIEAGEVVGLLGPNGSGKTTLMNLISGALKPTEGSIRLKGQEIAGKRPDVIARAGVARTFQLVRLLPSLSLLENVAVSAMFGPKRLSRPEAETVARACLERIGLTGRETMPAGDLTYIDQKRLELARALAGEPKLLLLDEWLAGLNPTELQEGIALIRRLASQGTTILLVEHIMAAVRALCPRSVVMAAGRKIADGPTALVLDDPQVISAYLGAAHA; via the coding sequence ATGAGCGCCGTTCTCGAAATCACCGATATCCGCAAGACCTTCGGCGGGCTGAAGGCAGTGGATGGCCTTGGCCTCACAATCGAGGCCGGCGAGGTCGTCGGGCTGCTCGGGCCGAACGGCTCCGGCAAGACGACGCTGATGAACCTGATCTCCGGGGCGCTGAAGCCCACCGAAGGGTCGATCCGGCTCAAAGGGCAGGAGATTGCCGGCAAGCGGCCGGATGTGATTGCGCGCGCCGGCGTGGCGCGCACCTTCCAGCTGGTGCGGCTTTTGCCGTCGCTTTCCCTGCTTGAAAACGTTGCCGTATCGGCCATGTTCGGGCCGAAGCGGCTTTCGCGTCCCGAGGCGGAGACGGTCGCGCGCGCCTGCCTCGAAAGAATAGGTCTTACCGGGCGGGAAACCATGCCGGCCGGCGATCTCACCTATATCGACCAGAAACGGCTGGAACTGGCGCGTGCGCTGGCGGGTGAACCGAAGCTTCTGCTTCTCGACGAATGGCTTGCGGGCCTCAACCCCACGGAGCTGCAGGAAGGAATAGCGCTGATCCGGCGGCTGGCATCGCAGGGTACGACGATCCTGCTGGTGGAACATATCATGGCCGCCGTGCGCGCACTCTGCCCGCGATCCGTGGTCATGGCGGCCGGTCGCAAGATCGCCGATGGGCCGACGGCCTTGGTGCTTGATGATCCGCAGGTCATTTCCGCCTATCTGGGAGCGGCACATGCTTGA
- a CDS encoding ABC transporter ATP-binding protein produces MLEIDALTIRYGKHLAVDGISLNVAKGETVVLLGANGAGKSSLLKAVGGLVAPASGEVRVNGSSLAAVPAHQIVERGVALVPEGRGIFAALTVEDNLRLGANPRHARSAEKATREHIFALFPRLAERRQQLAGTMSGGEQQMVAIGRALMSAPDYLLLDEPSLGLAPIVTQELFAALAEIKKSGLSILLVEQNVRESLALADRGYLLEAGRIVGAGTAQALSADPAVQRAFLGGTTAAIV; encoded by the coding sequence ATGCTTGAAATAGACGCACTGACAATCCGTTACGGCAAACATCTCGCGGTTGACGGCATATCGCTCAATGTCGCCAAGGGCGAAACGGTGGTGCTGCTCGGTGCCAATGGCGCTGGCAAGTCATCACTGCTGAAAGCGGTCGGCGGCCTGGTGGCTCCGGCCTCCGGCGAAGTGCGCGTCAACGGTTCGTCGCTTGCCGCTGTTCCCGCCCATCAGATCGTGGAGCGGGGCGTGGCGCTGGTGCCGGAGGGGCGCGGAATTTTCGCGGCGCTGACGGTGGAGGACAATCTCCGTCTCGGGGCCAATCCTCGCCATGCCCGTTCAGCGGAAAAGGCGACACGAGAGCATATTTTCGCACTGTTTCCGCGTCTTGCGGAGCGGCGGCAGCAGCTTGCCGGCACCATGTCCGGCGGCGAACAGCAGATGGTCGCCATCGGGCGGGCTTTGATGTCGGCGCCGGATTATCTGCTGCTGGATGAGCCGAGCCTTGGCCTTGCGCCCATCGTTACGCAGGAACTTTTTGCCGCCCTGGCGGAGATCAAAAAGAGCGGCCTTTCCATTCTGCTTGTGGAGCAGAATGTGCGCGAAAGCCTTGCGCTTGCCGATCGCGGTTATTTGCTGGAAGCAGGACGGATCGTCGGGGCAGGCACGGCGCAAGCCCTGTCCGCCGATCCAGCCGTGCAACGGGCGTTTCTCGGCGGCACCACCGCCGCCATTGTCTGA
- a CDS encoding aldehyde dehydrogenase, which translates to MQTVNLFIGGDHCPAASGKRFERSNPITGDVATSAAAATVEDATSAADAAAAAFPVWSATPPGERRRLLLAAAQALLAAGPDITQAMKDEIGATDAWAGFNVKLASDMLVEAASLTTQIKGEIIPSNRPGTMAMALRQPAGVVLSMAPWNAPVILGVRSIATPLACGNTVVMKTSELCPRTHALIIEAVASAGLPKGVLNAVSNAPEDAAKIVDTLIAHPAVRRVNFTGSTRVGRVIAETAGRYLKPALLELGGKAPFIVLDDADIDAAVAAAAFGAYMNQGQICMSTERIIVLDSVADTFVEAFAKKASSLTAGDPREGKTPLGSLVSAEATSRIRALVDDAVSKGARLVAGGGGNGTMVDAIAVDGVTPAMRLYAEESFGPVVSIIRAGSIDEAVSIANETEFGLSAAIFGRDQARALSIAARIESGICHINGPTVHDEAQMPFGGVKASGYGRFGGTAGIAEFTELRWVTLQDGPLHYPI; encoded by the coding sequence ATGCAGACTGTCAATCTTTTCATCGGCGGCGATCATTGCCCGGCCGCGAGCGGCAAGCGTTTCGAACGCAGCAACCCCATTACCGGCGATGTGGCGACCAGTGCGGCGGCGGCAACGGTGGAGGACGCCACCAGTGCGGCCGATGCCGCGGCCGCTGCCTTTCCCGTCTGGTCGGCAACGCCGCCCGGTGAACGCCGCCGCCTGCTTCTGGCCGCCGCGCAGGCGCTTCTCGCCGCCGGGCCTGACATTACCCAGGCGATGAAGGACGAAATTGGCGCAACCGATGCCTGGGCCGGGTTCAACGTCAAACTGGCGAGCGATATGCTGGTGGAGGCGGCAAGCCTGACCACCCAGATCAAGGGCGAGATCATTCCCTCCAACCGTCCGGGAACCATGGCGATGGCATTGCGCCAGCCGGCAGGTGTTGTCCTGTCCATGGCGCCGTGGAATGCGCCGGTTATTCTCGGTGTGCGCTCCATCGCCACGCCGCTTGCCTGCGGCAATACGGTTGTCATGAAGACTTCGGAACTGTGCCCGCGCACCCATGCGCTGATCATCGAAGCCGTCGCTTCGGCCGGTCTGCCCAAGGGCGTGCTCAACGCCGTCTCCAATGCGCCGGAAGATGCGGCGAAGATCGTCGATACGCTGATCGCGCACCCCGCCGTTAGACGCGTGAATTTCACCGGCTCGACCCGCGTCGGCCGGGTGATCGCCGAAACCGCCGGCCGTTATCTGAAACCCGCTTTGCTGGAGCTTGGCGGCAAGGCGCCGTTCATCGTGCTTGATGACGCCGATATCGATGCGGCTGTCGCGGCTGCTGCCTTCGGCGCTTATATGAACCAGGGGCAGATCTGCATGTCGACGGAGCGCATCATCGTGCTCGACAGCGTTGCCGATACATTTGTCGAGGCCTTTGCCAAAAAAGCTTCGAGCCTCACGGCCGGCGATCCGCGTGAGGGCAAAACCCCGCTCGGCTCGCTGGTCAGCGCCGAAGCGACATCGCGCATCCGGGCGCTGGTGGATGATGCCGTTTCCAAGGGGGCGCGGCTGGTCGCGGGCGGCGGCGGCAATGGCACGATGGTGGATGCGATCGCCGTCGATGGCGTCACGCCCGCCATGCGGCTTTATGCCGAGGAAAGCTTCGGTCCCGTCGTCTCCATCATCCGGGCCGGCAGCATTGACGAGGCGGTGAGCATCGCCAACGAAACCGAGTTCGGTCTTTCCGCGGCGATTTTCGGCAGGGATCAGGCACGGGCGCTTTCCATTGCCGCCCGCATCGAAAGCGGCATTTGCCACATCAACGGCCCGACTGTTCACGATGAGGCGCAGATGCCTTTCGGCGGCGTCAAGGCCTCCGGATACGGCCGCTTCGGCGGTACGGCGGGCATTGCGGAATTCACCGAGCTACGCTGGGTCACGTTGCAGGATGGGCCGCTGCATTATCCCATCTGA
- a CDS encoding choline sulfate utilization transcriptional regulator: MSDRPLDLGWMRIFTEVARRGSLTAAAASLRLTQPAVSYQIRRLEEELGVALVQRRHRGIELTTEGQRLFEIVSRNVDAIDLLAQQLRRTEERQTIRLHTDYAFSSLWLIPRMHGFRALNPDINIQIVATQDPLGQGKHDSDVMVIFGTQQEAGEGAVLLLSEKVTPVCSPALLAETPAPAGVADFSRHKLIHLENTSQAHWFDWAAYFKHFGVHRGAEHDGGDISFNNYTMVVQATIGEQGFALGWAGLVDPLLEAGVLVTAGPSLDAPGRGYWLMRPKSSDSAVRKLTGWLIDERR; the protein is encoded by the coding sequence ATGTCAGACCGGCCGCTTGATCTGGGATGGATGCGCATTTTCACCGAGGTTGCCCGCCGCGGCAGCCTGACGGCGGCGGCTGCATCCCTGCGGCTGACGCAGCCGGCCGTAAGCTATCAAATACGCCGGCTGGAGGAGGAACTGGGTGTAGCGCTCGTGCAGCGCAGACATCGCGGCATAGAACTGACGACGGAGGGCCAGAGGCTGTTCGAGATCGTCTCGCGCAATGTCGACGCCATCGATCTTCTGGCGCAGCAGCTTCGCCGGACCGAGGAACGCCAGACCATCCGCCTGCACACGGATTATGCCTTCTCGTCCCTGTGGCTCATCCCGCGCATGCATGGTTTTCGCGCGCTCAACCCGGACATCAACATCCAGATCGTCGCCACGCAGGATCCGCTCGGCCAGGGCAAACACGACAGTGATGTGATGGTGATTTTCGGCACGCAGCAGGAGGCGGGCGAAGGAGCGGTATTGCTGCTTTCGGAAAAGGTCACACCGGTCTGCTCGCCGGCGCTCCTGGCGGAAACGCCGGCACCGGCAGGTGTCGCTGATTTTTCACGCCATAAACTCATCCACCTCGAAAACACCTCGCAAGCGCACTGGTTCGACTGGGCTGCCTATTTCAAGCATTTCGGCGTGCATCGCGGTGCCGAGCATGATGGCGGCGATATCAGCTTCAACAATTACACCATGGTGGTGCAGGCAACCATTGGCGAACAGGGTTTCGCGCTCGGCTGGGCCGGACTGGTCGATCCGTTGCTGGAGGCCGGCGTGCTGGTGACGGCAGGCCCGAGCCTCGATGCGCCGGGACGCGGCTACTGGCTGATGCGGCCGAAAAGCAGCGACAGTGCGGTAAGAAAACTCACCGGCTGGCTGATCGACGAGCGACGATGA
- the choX gene encoding choline ABC transporter substrate-binding protein — protein MKTISHLHRIAAGLFLSVAAFSTPLQAADDAACKTIRLSDPGWTDITATNGVASVLLDALGYEADVKTLSVPIGYQAMKNGEIDVFLGNWMPAQKSFVDDLNAAKAAEVMMKNLEGAKFTLAVPAYMAEKGVKDFADLAKHADEFESKIYGIEPGAPANQNIQKIIDADDFGLKGWQLVESGEQAMLAQVERAGRDKKAVVFLAWAPHPMNEKIDIAYLSGGDAYFGPNFGGAEVYTLARTGWPQQCPNAATLFKNLKFDIGMENTLMGSILGGEDSKAAAAAWLKANPQALDGWLQGVTTLDGKPGVDAVKGKLGL, from the coding sequence ATGAAAACCATTTCTCATCTGCATCGCATCGCCGCCGGTCTTTTTCTGTCCGTGGCGGCCTTCTCCACCCCGCTTCAGGCAGCCGATGATGCGGCCTGCAAGACGATCCGCCTCAGCGATCCAGGCTGGACCGACATCACCGCCACCAATGGCGTCGCCTCCGTGCTGCTGGATGCCTTGGGTTATGAGGCTGACGTCAAGACGTTGTCGGTGCCGATCGGTTATCAGGCGATGAAGAACGGCGAAATCGACGTTTTCCTTGGCAACTGGATGCCGGCGCAGAAATCCTTCGTGGACGATCTGAATGCCGCCAAGGCGGCCGAGGTGATGATGAAGAACCTCGAGGGTGCAAAGTTCACGTTGGCAGTACCGGCCTATATGGCGGAAAAGGGCGTCAAGGATTTTGCCGATCTCGCCAAACATGCTGACGAATTCGAAAGCAAGATTTACGGCATCGAGCCGGGCGCACCGGCCAACCAGAATATTCAGAAGATCATAGACGCCGATGATTTCGGCCTGAAGGGCTGGCAGCTCGTCGAATCCGGCGAACAGGCCATGCTGGCGCAGGTGGAACGGGCGGGCAGGGACAAGAAGGCGGTGGTCTTCCTCGCCTGGGCGCCGCATCCGATGAATGAGAAGATCGATATCGCCTATCTCTCCGGCGGCGACGCCTATTTCGGTCCGAATTTCGGCGGCGCGGAAGTTTATACGCTCGCCCGCACCGGCTGGCCGCAGCAATGCCCGAATGCGGCGACGCTGTTCAAGAACCTGAAATTCGATATCGGCATGGAAAATACCCTGATGGGCTCAATTCTCGGTGGCGAGGATTCGAAGGCGGCGGCAGCGGCCTGGCTGAAGGCCAATCCGCAGGCGCTGGATGGCTGGCTGCAGGGCGTTACCACGCTGGATGGCAAGCCGGGTGTGGACGCCGTCAAAGGCAAGCTTGGTCTCTAA